One window from the genome of Thermostichus vulcanus str. 'Rupite' encodes:
- a CDS encoding IS630 transposase-related protein yields the protein MSYSLDLRERVVKYVEEGGSPTEAAQLYDVSRATIYRWLGR from the coding sequence GAGCTACAGCTTAGACTTGAGGGAGAGAGTTGTAAAGTATGTTGAGGAAGGGGGCAGTCCAACGGAAGCTGCCCAGCTCTACGACGTCAGTCGTGCAACTATTTATCGCTGGCTAGGCCGAGA